The following proteins are co-located in the Coleofasciculus chthonoplastes PCC 7420 genome:
- a CDS encoding PAS domain-containing sensor histidine kinase: MEPQTYAQLQQRNQFLESIYQSVAHPITVIDVLPSGEFRFVEINLASERWMGKRLEEVKDKSPEQIFPAAEATAIVDNYTRCVQERRAIVYETYCQSQDSWWLTTLTPLYNQESRIYRLISSSLNITERRKKEVNPSHFFNKILISNLNQRTLDLRHTSQKLVQEIQYCQHVNRKLKESEQNLRQIAETLREVLFIRTVNQMIYVSPAYEKIWGLSCDSLYQQPESWQDVIHPDDRDRVITEWQTHVWDKPFEQEYRIIQPNGEQRWIWARTLPIIDDFGQVNRNVGIAEDITDRKQVEERLRQSQAKLAEAEELAHLGHWHYDITTHKITWSAETFRIFGRDPDHGEPTYAQLVHQITHPDDRKYFTQTVAHSIQHKQPYKLDYRLIRPNGSIRHIFAKGKPILNSDNQIIGVFGTILDITNLKQTEAALRQSEETFRQFAENIQDVFWMTNVEKTKNIYISPAYETIWGQPCASWYTDCLSWLDTIHPDDRDRIRSAIHKEVLGEYDEEYRILRPDGEMRWIRDRAFPIYNEQGEMYRIAGIAQDITERKQTELALQKSEQRFRQIFDHAPIGMSLINFHTHQFIQVNPAYYQTLGYSESEIMSLTFDDFTHPDDLGHDLQYMEQIYQGEIDSFRMPKRYFKKNGEIVWANLTVAVLRDLIGEPVFCVAMIEDITHQQQLQDELTQSEHRIQTSLDNILDCFGLYKPIRDDSGQIIDFVIEYVNDATNQYHCFTQPVQRGQRIYSILPPAYQDELFNAYCQVLETGQPLLKELLFYDDLSHPQNLRQAFDIRAVRFDDGLAVTWRDITQRQQAEAQIKASLIEKETLLKEIHHRVKNNLQIISSLLRLQARKLKTPEILDLLQESQNRVQAMALIHEKLYQSEHLSKINFGTYIKSLVYSLSRCYGARQKGITFNLTIAPVSLSIDTAIPCGLIINELVSNSLKYAFTDSRNGEIGITLQTRGGTNEGEGEDQGDRGNVADLSWVRSRHFSAISAEALTTNSKVSAIGDGEDGENNLTNATSDSLSSVLQEQLCLTIGDNGIGFPEDVDFRQTSSLGLQLVCRLAKQLNGEITLDRNQGTLFIIIFNRSC, translated from the coding sequence ATGGAACCACAAACCTACGCCCAACTTCAACAACGAAACCAATTCTTAGAGAGTATTTATCAAAGTGTTGCTCATCCTATCACGGTAATTGATGTTTTACCCTCTGGTGAATTTCGTTTCGTGGAGATAAATCTGGCATCTGAACGATGGATGGGAAAACGTTTAGAGGAAGTAAAAGACAAATCCCCGGAACAGATTTTTCCGGCGGCTGAAGCAACCGCTATCGTGGATAACTATACCCGATGCGTTCAGGAGAGACGTGCGATTGTCTATGAAACTTATTGTCAATCTCAGGATAGTTGGTGGTTAACCACGCTCACACCTTTGTATAATCAAGAGTCGCGGATTTATCGGCTAATTAGTAGTAGTCTGAATATTACTGAACGCAGAAAAAAAGAAGTTAATCCATCTCACTTCTTCAACAAGATATTGATATCTAACCTGAATCAGCGCACCCTTGATTTACGTCACACGAGTCAAAAACTGGTTCAAGAAATTCAATATTGTCAGCACGTCAACCGTAAACTCAAAGAAAGTGAACAGAACTTGCGCCAAATTGCGGAAACCCTTCGGGAAGTCTTATTTATCCGCACTGTTAATCAGATGATTTATGTTAGTCCAGCTTACGAAAAAATCTGGGGACTCTCTTGTGACTCTCTCTATCAACAGCCAGAATCTTGGCAAGATGTGATTCATCCAGACGATCGCGATCGCGTGATTACCGAATGGCAAACTCATGTCTGGGACAAACCCTTTGAGCAAGAATATCGGATTATCCAACCCAATGGTGAACAGCGTTGGATTTGGGCGCGTACTTTGCCAATTATCGATGACTTTGGACAAGTTAACCGCAATGTGGGAATTGCTGAAGATATCACCGATCGCAAGCAAGTTGAGGAACGTTTACGTCAAAGCCAAGCCAAACTTGCTGAAGCAGAAGAACTAGCTCATCTGGGTCATTGGCATTATGATATAACGACTCATAAAATTACTTGGTCAGCCGAAACATTCCGGATTTTTGGTCGAGATCCGGATCACGGTGAACCAACTTATGCACAACTGGTACACCAGATTACTCATCCCGATGACCGCAAATATTTTACTCAAACCGTTGCCCATAGTATCCAACATAAACAACCCTATAAATTAGACTATCGACTGATTCGTCCCAATGGTTCGATTCGCCACATTTTCGCTAAAGGGAAACCGATTTTAAACTCAGACAACCAGATAATTGGTGTATTTGGGACAATTCTCGATATCACAAATCTCAAGCAAACTGAAGCCGCATTGCGCCAGAGTGAAGAAACCTTCCGTCAGTTTGCAGAGAATATTCAAGATGTTTTCTGGATGACAAATGTAGAGAAAACCAAAAATATTTATATTAGTCCGGCTTACGAAACAATTTGGGGTCAACCCTGTGCTTCTTGGTATACTGATTGCCTATCTTGGTTGGATACAATTCACCCCGATGATCGCGATCGCATCCGCAGCGCTATCCACAAAGAGGTATTAGGCGAGTATGATGAAGAATATCGAATACTACGACCCGATGGAGAAATGCGTTGGATTCGCGATCGCGCTTTTCCCATCTACAATGAACAAGGTGAAATGTACCGCATTGCTGGAATTGCTCAGGATATCACCGAGCGTAAACAAACAGAACTTGCCTTACAAAAAAGTGAGCAACGATTCCGGCAAATTTTTGATCATGCTCCCATTGGTATGTCCCTGATCAACTTTCATACCCATCAGTTTATTCAAGTCAATCCGGCTTATTATCAGACACTGGGATATTCGGAGTCAGAAATCATGTCGCTTACCTTTGACGATTTTACCCATCCTGATGATCTAGGGCATGATTTACAGTACATGGAACAAATCTATCAGGGGGAAATTGATAGTTTCCGGATGCCGAAACGCTATTTTAAAAAGAATGGTGAGATTGTCTGGGCAAATCTAACCGTTGCGGTGCTGCGCGACTTGATTGGCGAACCTGTATTTTGTGTTGCCATGATCGAAGATATTACTCACCAGCAACAGTTACAAGATGAATTAACCCAAAGTGAACACCGAATCCAAACCTCGCTGGATAATATATTAGATTGCTTTGGGTTGTATAAACCTATTCGCGATGATTCGGGTCAAATTATTGATTTTGTCATTGAGTATGTCAATGATGCTACTAATCAGTATCACTGTTTTACTCAACCCGTACAAAGAGGTCAACGAATCTACTCGATTTTGCCCCCGGCTTATCAAGATGAGTTATTCAATGCCTACTGTCAAGTTTTGGAAACGGGTCAACCCTTGCTTAAAGAATTACTTTTCTATGATGATTTATCCCATCCACAAAATTTGAGACAAGCCTTTGATATTCGTGCTGTTCGTTTCGATGATGGGTTAGCCGTAACCTGGCGCGATATTACCCAACGCCAGCAAGCAGAAGCTCAAATTAAAGCGTCCTTAATTGAAAAAGAAACCTTGCTCAAAGAAATTCACCATCGGGTCAAGAATAATCTGCAAATTATATCCAGCTTGCTGCGTTTACAGGCAAGAAAACTGAAAACACCCGAAATATTAGACCTTTTGCAAGAAAGTCAAAATCGAGTGCAAGCAATGGCACTGATTCACGAAAAACTGTATCAGTCTGAACATTTATCTAAGATTAACTTTGGTACTTATATCAAAAGTCTGGTTTACTCTCTCTCTCGCTGCTATGGAGCAAGGCAAAAAGGAATTACCTTTAATCTGACAATTGCTCCCGTTTCGCTGTCGATTGATACCGCTATTCCTTGTGGATTAATTATTAATGAATTAGTATCCAATTCCTTAAAATATGCCTTTACCGACTCCCGCAATGGTGAGATTGGCATCACTCTCCAAACGAGAGGAGGAACTAATGAAGGCGAAGGGGAGGATCAGGGAGATAGGGGGAATGTCGCTGACTTAAGCTGGGTTCGTAGTAGGCACTTTAGTGCCATAAGCGCTGAAGCGCTGACTACAAACTCTAAAGTCAGTGCCATTGGAGATGGGGAAGATGGGGAAAACAACTTAACAAACGCCACTTCAGACTCTCTATCCTCTGTTCTCCAAGAACAATTATGCTTGACTATCGGTGATAATGGCATTGGTTTCCCAGAGGACGTGGATTTTAGGCAAACCTCGTCTCTAGGCTTACAGCTTGTGTGTCGGTTGGCTAAGCAACTCAACGGTGAGATAACACTCGATCGCAATCAGGGAACTCTGTTTATAATTATCTTTAACAGGAGTTGCTAA